In one Saimiri boliviensis isolate mSaiBol1 chromosome 3, mSaiBol1.pri, whole genome shotgun sequence genomic region, the following are encoded:
- the CCDC110 gene encoding coiled-coil domain-containing protein 110 isoform X4: MQTLQNVSMVQSEISEILNKSIIEVENPQFSSEKNLVFGTHIKKDLPIENQEENPSMEKSPHFEDSKTLHSVEEKLSGDSVNSLSQSINVPSQRHFEDTLTPGTSTDNLSSNMMIHPSENSDILKNYNNLYRCLPTVPQNGMSQADRVTLDKSRITVPFLKHGFCENLDDICHSIKHMKEELQKSHDREVALTDELQILKTDPNGQSSGKYNLSPLHQEKIGFIKEENVDGNLNEDTKSKRISELEALINKLLPFRETVSKFHVNFCRKCKKLSKSEIHRGKKNEKNNKEIPITGKNITDLKFHSRVPRYTLSFLDQTRHEMKDKERQPFLVKQGSIIFENEKTSKVNSVTEQCVAKIQYLQNYLKESVQIQKKVTELENENLNLKSKMKPLIFTTQSLIQKVETYEKQLKNLVEEKSTIQSKFIKTEEDSKECLKELKKIISKYNVLQGQKKTLEEQNLQLSLEKQQMREALDQLKSKEHKTQSDMAIVNKESNRMSLEMEAMKTNILLIQDEKEMLDKKTHQLLKEKSLLENELKENQLEMMQLKERERLAKTEQETLLQIIETVKDEKLHLEAALHESTAARQIVEREIENIQTYQSTAEENFLQEIKTAKSEASIYKNSLSEIGKECEVLSKMVMEMKTDNQILKEELKKHSQENIKFENSINRLTEDKILLENYVRSIENERDTLEFEMRNLQREYLSLSNKMCSQHNDPSKTTYISRREKFHFDNCTREDTSGPRSGPSAPDLKENTLRLGSGTRGGSACSPVGSVLPGSWSLTHPRMREETTTVAVSDYINIKPQRVLQKVIYLGRERKRKKK; this comes from the exons CCCATCTATGGAGAAAAGTCCTCACTTCGAGGATTCCAAGACACTTCATTcagtagaagaaaaattaagtggTGATAGTGTGAACAGTCTCTCTCAAAGTATAAATGTTCCATCCCAGAGACATTTCGAGGACACATTAACTCCGGGAACTTCAACAGACAATTTATCTTCAAATATGATGATACACCCTTCAGAAAATTCTGACATCTTGAAGAATTATAATAACCTTTATCGTTGTCTACCTACTGTACCTCAAAATGGGATGTCTCAAGCTGATAGAGTAACCCTGGATAAATCCAGAATCACTGTGCCTTTCCTCAAGCATGGATTTTGTGAAAATTTAGATGACATTTGCCATTCTATCAAACACATGAAAGAAGAGCTTCAAAAGTCACATGACAGGGAAGTGGCACTTACAGATGaacttcagattttaaaaactgatccGAATGGTCAAAGTAGTGGTAAATACAACCTGTCACCTCTTCACCAGGAAAAAATTGGCTTtattaaggaagaaaatgtgGATGGCAATTTAAATgaagatacaaaatcaaagaGAATTTCAGAATTAGAGGCATTAATAAACAAATTACTCCCATTCAGGGAAACCGTGTCaaaattccatgtgaatttttgtagaaaatgtaaaaaattatctaaaagtgAAATACacaggggaaagaaaaatgagaaaaacaataaagaaattccCATCACTGGCAAGAATATTACAGATTTAAAATTCCATTCCAGAGTTCCAAGATACACACTGTCATTCCTCGACCAAACAAGACatgaaatgaaagacaaagaaagacaacCATTTCTGGTCAAACAAGGatcaataatatttgaaaatgagaaaacttcCAAAGTTAATTCTGTTACTGAGCAGTGTGTTGCAAAAATTCAGTACTTACAGAACTACCTAAAAGAATCTgtgcaaatacagaaaaaagtaaCAGAACTGGAGAATGAAAATCTGAACCTTAAGTCCAAAATGAAACCTCTTATCTTTACCACACAATCTCTCATACAGAAAGTTGAAACATATGAAAAGCAACTTAAGAATCTGGTTGAAGAAAAGAGTACGATTCAGTCTAAATTCATTAAAACAGAAGAAGACAGCAAAGAgtgtcttaaagaattaaaaaaaataattagtaaatataATGTTCTCCAAGGccaaaaaaaaactctagaagaacaAAATCTACAACTTTCTTTAGAGAAGCAGCAAATGAGGGAAGCATTAGATCAACTAAAAAGTAAAGAACACAAAACCCAAAGTGATATGGCCATTGTCAATAAGGAAAGTAATCGAATGAGTCTAGAAATGGAAGCAATGAAAACCAATATTCTGTTGAtacaagatgaaaaagaaatgttggaTAAAAAAACACACCagcttctaaaagaaaaaagcttactTGAAAACGAACTAAAAGAAAACCAGCTAGAGATGATGCAgctaaaagagagagaaagattggccAAAACGGAACAAGAGACGCTTCTTCAAATAATAGAAACTGTTAAAGATGAAAAACTTCACCTTGAAGCAGCATTACACGAATCTACTGCTGCCAGACAAATTGTGGAAAGAGAAATTGAGAATATTCAAACCTACCAATCTACTGCAGAGGAGAATTTTctgcaagaaataaaaactgcaaaatCAGAAGCAAGTATTTATAAGAATAGCTTGTCAGAAATTGGCAAGGAATGTGAAGTGTTATCAAAAATGgtaatggaaatgaaaacagataATCAGATTCTAAAAGAAGAACTAAAGAAACATAgtcaagaaaacataaaatttgaaaacagcaTCAATAGACTTACTGAAGACaaaatacttttagaaaattATGTAAGAAGCATAGAAAACGAAAGGGATACCTTGGAATTTGAGATGCGGAATCTTCAACGAGAATATTTAAGTTTAAGTAATAAAATGTGTAGTCAGCATAATGACCCTTCAAAAACAACTTATAtttcaagaagagagaaattccatTTTGACAACTGTACTCGTGAAGACACTTCCGGTCCTCGGAGTGGGCCTTCGGCTCCAGATCTGAAAG AGAACACACTGAGACTGGGTTCCGGGACCCGGGGAGGCTCAGCTTGCTCCCCGGTGGGCAGTgttcttccaggctcttggtccctcactcacccaagaatgagagaggagaccacAACCGTCGCGGTGAGTGATTACATAAATATCaaaccccaaagagttttgcagaaagtgatttatttaggcagagagagaaaaaggaaaaagaaatag